From one bacterium genomic stretch:
- a CDS encoding glycosyltransferase family 39 protein, with translation MKWNYKQFGLFLLILFFALLIRVLFIRSVVDRDWPFSVFYYGDSHHYHLYAMALIEGELYDQGIPFHPPFYAWFLSAIYKILGPPVNSGYPYKFWMAVINSITVAFTWLWWRKTIGELSALIGAALLCFHFGWLLFSATFANEVLYCLFLSATAGLLWLRATTFSWRDATALGVLTGVAALTRGEHSSLWPFFLLYLWIQRDRTVSMNNHFARWGLAVAISLLVLIPTTIRNWKVLGAHNQRTAHLEPLSTFVTVTSYGPVNFALANSDSADGGFTPELISKLDGGGGINMENAGHRKLYIHGYSIGIAWIKENPGRACQLFLRKFNRWLDGLRIGFGVSNFPGGLSGNRPPVDLFIPDPQRIKWPRALIVAIGIFFSLKKEYRAFSICTLILLHRLILTELFFGYARGLVVMLPVIIPLALLPLIVASSKWPVVKKVAGVVTIVAVILFTLQALEIATGPPRNFQASGSSDNRGKIIQDDWVKIWPATN, from the coding sequence ATGAAATGGAATTATAAGCAATTTGGGTTGTTTCTTCTCATTTTGTTTTTTGCTTTGCTGATTCGTGTTCTGTTCATCCGGTCGGTTGTTGATCGTGATTGGCCCTTTTCCGTTTTTTACTACGGCGATTCTCATCACTACCATCTTTATGCAATGGCTTTGATCGAAGGGGAACTGTACGATCAAGGAATTCCATTCCATCCTCCTTTCTATGCATGGTTTTTAAGCGCAATTTACAAGATTTTGGGACCACCTGTAAATTCTGGTTATCCGTATAAGTTCTGGATGGCGGTGATCAATTCGATTACAGTAGCCTTTACCTGGTTGTGGTGGCGCAAAACGATCGGCGAACTCTCGGCTTTGATCGGAGCGGCGCTGCTCTGTTTCCATTTCGGATGGTTGCTGTTTTCGGCTACATTCGCGAATGAAGTCTTGTATTGCCTTTTCCTGTCTGCCACTGCAGGACTGCTCTGGTTAAGGGCAACAACATTTTCGTGGCGGGACGCAACGGCACTTGGTGTTCTTACAGGTGTAGCGGCATTAACGCGAGGGGAGCACTCAAGTCTCTGGCCGTTTTTTCTTCTTTATTTGTGGATTCAGCGAGACAGAACCGTATCTATGAACAATCATTTTGCTCGCTGGGGTTTAGCGGTAGCGATATCCCTTCTCGTTCTGATTCCTACGACTATTCGAAATTGGAAAGTGCTTGGAGCACACAATCAAAGGACCGCGCATCTCGAGCCGTTGTCGACGTTCGTGACGGTCACATCCTACGGTCCCGTGAACTTCGCTCTGGCAAACAGCGATTCTGCGGATGGTGGATTCACCCCTGAGCTCATCAGTAAATTGGATGGTGGTGGGGGAATTAATATGGAAAACGCCGGGCATCGGAAGCTCTATATTCATGGATACTCCATTGGAATTGCATGGATCAAAGAAAATCCGGGGAGAGCATGTCAGCTGTTTCTGCGGAAGTTTAACCGCTGGCTGGATGGCCTTCGAATCGGCTTTGGTGTTTCGAATTTTCCCGGAGGATTATCCGGTAATCGACCGCCTGTGGATTTGTTCATTCCAGATCCTCAACGGATAAAATGGCCGCGCGCATTGATTGTGGCAATAGGAATTTTCTTTTCATTGAAAAAAGAGTATCGTGCTTTTTCCATCTGCACTCTGATTCTTTTGCACCGGTTGATCCTGACAGAACTGTTTTTCGGTTATGCGCGAGGTTTAGTAGTGATGCTGCCTGTAATCATTCCGCTGGCGCTTCTCCCGTTAATTGTTGCATCGAGCAAATGGCCGGTTGTCAAAAAGGTAGCTGGAGTTGTAACAATTGTTGCTGTCATTTTGTTTACTTTGCAAGCCTTGGAGATTGCAACCGGACCGCCACGAAATTTTCAGGCGAGTGGCTCTTCCGACAATCGTGGGAAAATCATTCAGGACGATTGGGTCAAAATCTGGCCGGCTACAAACTGA
- a CDS encoding TetR family transcriptional regulator has translation MIVKVKKSEETRRRILEAALELFREKGFEQTTMREIAERASMALGAAYYYFDSKEKLVFAYYQASLEEMQEYIARPTIQEVRSLKERLQLVLDYKFRQMRPYRSFLGVLFRVAADPSSPLSPFGEQTREIRESSIRVFQQMLEGSEPSIPSDMKEHLPRLLWLLQMGLILFWLHDHSRGQTRTKNLQDKSLDLVLSLIRIGRLPLMGPVRRSVLEMLKV, from the coding sequence ATGATAGTAAAAGTAAAAAAGTCTGAAGAAACAAGACGTCGAATTCTAGAAGCGGCTCTCGAGCTGTTTCGTGAAAAGGGCTTTGAACAAACAACGATGAGGGAGATCGCTGAAAGGGCCTCGATGGCTCTGGGAGCCGCTTACTACTATTTTGATTCAAAGGAAAAACTTGTATTTGCGTACTATCAGGCATCCCTGGAAGAGATGCAGGAATACATTGCGCGGCCGACGATTCAAGAAGTTCGCAGTTTAAAAGAGCGTTTGCAGCTTGTGCTGGATTACAAATTTCGGCAGATGAGGCCGTACCGTAGTTTTCTTGGCGTCTTATTCCGGGTTGCCGCGGATCCGAGCAGTCCGTTGTCTCCGTTTGGCGAACAAACGCGCGAAATCAGGGAATCCAGCATTCGCGTATTTCAACAGATGCTCGAAGGTTCTGAACCTTCGATCCCTTCTGATATGAAAGAGCATCTGCCACGTTTACTCTGGCTTCTTCAAATGGGACTCATTCTGTTCTGGCTGCATGACCATTCGCGTGGCCAGACGCGCACAAAAAATCTGCAAGACAAAAGCCTGGATCTGGTCCTCAGCCTGATCAGGATCGGCAGATTGCCCTTGATGGGACCTGTCCGGAGATCTGTGCTGGAAATGTTAAAGGTGTAG
- a CDS encoding DCC1-like thiol-disulfide oxidoreductase family protein, with the protein MKRLYVLYDENCGLCYELKNWVARQPAFLELRFVPAGSQEAWRMFPEVLKPGRPEELIVISDEGGVYRDTQAYIMCLYALQEYREWAMRLSTPGLMPLARQAFRFISRNRSRLSDWLGMDGEARLATRLKQEMPPTCDLRKGASGTHCPYCKTSISKGEAVYCPECGAIHHRECWIANGYRCSIFGCAPEPGTVGVYA; encoded by the coding sequence ATGAAACGCCTTTACGTGCTCTACGATGAAAACTGCGGTTTGTGTTATGAGCTGAAAAACTGGGTTGCTCGCCAGCCGGCTTTTCTGGAACTCAGATTTGTTCCTGCTGGTTCGCAGGAAGCATGGAGGATGTTCCCGGAAGTGCTAAAGCCTGGAAGACCGGAAGAGTTGATTGTCATCAGTGATGAAGGCGGAGTTTATCGTGATACACAAGCGTACATCATGTGTTTGTACGCGTTGCAGGAATACCGTGAATGGGCCATGCGTTTGTCTACTCCCGGCTTGATGCCACTGGCTCGCCAGGCATTTCGTTTCATTTCTCGCAACAGGAGCCGGCTGTCCGATTGGCTGGGAATGGATGGCGAAGCCCGGCTGGCAACAAGATTGAAACAGGAAATGCCTCCCACCTGTGATCTTCGCAAAGGGGCATCGGGAACGCATTGTCCTTACTGCAAAACCTCAATTTCCAAAGGAGAAGCGGTTTATTGTCCCGAGTGCGGTGCAATTCATCACAGGGAATGCTGGATTGCGAATGGTTACCGTTGCAGTATATTTGGCTGTGCTCCAGAACCAGGCACCGTGGGAGTCTACGCATGA
- a CDS encoding GGDEF domain-containing protein, whose protein sequence is MHTNLLSNLSVEPNNPRIHLRLSLALYGISDLRRLLGAIVDAFVLVTGAEGGQVTLFDRFVPRLSLAHDKSGSSVEPFETNIPPSAVYEIARKHKVCFASAGFYIPLVAPSTVEESLGLPNMTLGIFYGEGFSVRYDQEQLESLEILAAHAAMAIENIRLNHMSTVDHLTELYRRRFIMDLLSLELHRSYRHRYPVTVMMMDIDRFKSVNDQHGHVAGDKVLCRVAQALKKGSRKEDLIGRYGGDEFLLILPHTGTHGAVLITERLCESIRNIRFDFLEVPVTVSAGLVSFRNADPREPEEVVRQADAALYKAKSLGRNMSVVIPDPNLSR, encoded by the coding sequence ATGCACACCAACCTCCTTTCGAATCTCTCTGTTGAACCCAACAATCCGAGAATCCACTTACGTTTATCTCTTGCCCTCTATGGAATTTCGGACTTGCGAAGATTGCTGGGCGCAATCGTCGATGCGTTTGTTCTTGTCACGGGAGCTGAGGGTGGCCAGGTCACTTTGTTTGATCGCTTTGTGCCGCGCTTGTCCTTGGCACATGACAAATCCGGATCCTCCGTGGAACCGTTTGAAACGAACATTCCGCCGTCTGCTGTCTACGAAATCGCAAGGAAACATAAAGTTTGCTTTGCTTCTGCCGGCTTTTACATTCCGTTAGTGGCTCCGTCAACAGTAGAAGAGAGCCTCGGGCTGCCGAACATGACACTGGGAATTTTTTATGGTGAAGGTTTTTCCGTTCGTTATGATCAAGAACAGCTGGAGAGTCTCGAGATTTTGGCAGCACACGCGGCGATGGCGATTGAGAACATTCGCTTAAATCACATGTCCACGGTGGATCACTTGACCGAGTTATACCGGCGTCGTTTTATTATGGATCTTCTTAGTTTAGAATTGCACCGGTCTTACCGCCATCGTTATCCGGTAACCGTAATGATGATGGATATCGATCGCTTCAAGAGTGTCAATGACCAGCACGGGCATGTAGCCGGCGACAAAGTTCTTTGTCGTGTTGCCCAGGCATTGAAAAAGGGCTCCCGCAAGGAAGATTTGATCGGCAGGTACGGCGGTGACGAATTTCTGTTGATTCTGCCGCATACAGGAACGCACGGCGCAGTGCTGATAACCGAACGTCTTTGTGAATCGATCCGAAACATCCGATTCGATTTTCTGGAAGTTCCCGTTACAGTTTCCGCCGGTCTTGTATCCTTTCGCAACGCCGATCCTCGCGAACCGGAAGAAGTAGTTCGACAGGCGGACGCCGCGCTCTATAAGGCAAAATCGCTGGGTCGAAACATGTCTGTTGTTATCCCCGATCCCAACTTATCCCGGTAA
- a CDS encoding peroxidase: MVEHVKEDYRNAELTTRERFLCEFAEKLTLSPSKMTPQDLDHLRTVGLSEAEIHDAVQIISYFNYINRLADALGCDPEPWMKRDSD; encoded by the coding sequence ATTGTCGAACACGTAAAGGAAGATTACAGAAACGCTGAGCTAACAACTCGCGAACGTTTCTTGTGCGAATTTGCCGAGAAGCTGACGTTGTCTCCTTCGAAAATGACGCCACAGGATCTGGATCACCTTCGTACAGTAGGATTATCGGAGGCCGAAATTCATGATGCTGTCCAGATCATCAGCTACTTCAACTACATCAACCGTCTTGCAGATGCGCTGGGCTGCGATCCTGAACCGTGGATGAAAAGAGATAGCGACTGA
- a CDS encoding hydroxyacid dehydrogenase — MIVFFEIEPAEKTYLSKFFRKGAAVYVKEKLSAENAEDFSDATVISTFVGSNIDKKILQKMPRLKLIVTRSTGYDHISMDECKKRGIAVANVPSYGEYTVAEHTFGLILTLSRNIHKAYYRMKSSEHFSYKGLEGFDLRGKTLGVIGAGHIGLHVIKIGRGFGMNVLVTDKNRSSLLAEVLNFQYVELEELLKNSDVISLHLPYMPQTHHLINRSNLALIKKGAILVNTARGGIVETEAIIEGLDRGIFSGVGLDVLEGEQMIREEKEVLTREHSPDDLKLLLSNHILMNRENVIITPHNAFNSREAVQRILETTKGNIEAFLAGKTLNLIV; from the coding sequence GTGATAGTCTTTTTTGAGATTGAACCCGCAGAGAAAACATATCTGTCGAAGTTTTTTCGAAAAGGTGCCGCCGTTTATGTCAAAGAAAAGCTGTCTGCAGAAAACGCAGAAGACTTTTCCGATGCCACGGTGATCTCCACTTTTGTTGGATCTAACATCGACAAGAAGATCCTGCAAAAAATGCCGCGCCTGAAGCTGATTGTAACAAGATCCACCGGGTACGATCACATTTCCATGGACGAATGCAAGAAGAGGGGAATCGCTGTCGCCAATGTTCCTTCCTACGGAGAGTATACGGTCGCTGAGCATACGTTCGGGCTGATTCTTACACTGTCCAGAAATATTCATAAAGCGTATTACCGAATGAAATCTTCGGAGCATTTTTCGTACAAAGGATTGGAAGGGTTTGATCTGCGGGGGAAAACGCTCGGAGTGATCGGCGCAGGCCACATCGGTTTGCATGTGATCAAAATCGGCCGCGGATTTGGAATGAATGTGCTGGTTACGGATAAGAACCGCTCCTCTCTTCTGGCGGAAGTGCTGAATTTCCAGTATGTGGAGCTGGAGGAACTGCTGAAAAATTCCGATGTTATTTCTTTGCATCTTCCTTACATGCCTCAGACCCATCATTTGATCAACCGTTCCAACCTGGCGCTCATCAAGAAGGGTGCGATTCTGGTCAATACCGCGCGAGGCGGCATTGTCGAAACCGAAGCCATCATCGAAGGCTTGGATCGTGGAATTTTTTCGGGAGTGGGCCTCGACGTGCTGGAAGGGGAACAGATGATACGTGAGGAGAAAGAGGTCCTCACTCGAGAACATTCGCCGGATGATCTGAAGCTGCTTTTGAGCAATCACATTCTGATGAACCGGGAGAATGTCATCATCACTCCTCACAACGCGTTCAACTCCAGAGAAGCGGTTCAGCGGATTTTGGAGACGACTAAAGGCAACATTGAAGCATTTCTTGCAGGGAAGACCCTGAACCTGATTGTGTAA
- a CDS encoding glutamate synthase-related protein gives LVERASLVLAADTPELHRSAIPLKRRKEGAQIWVPVPWYGGGMSYGSISLNVMLGRAKAAKAFGTFMSTGEGGYPDALIPYADHVITQVATGLFGVREDTIRRTRIVEFKYAQGAKPGLGGHLLADKVTAEVAKMRGSLQWSSLFSPFPFHSVYSVEDHKKHLDWIRVVNPDALISVKVSTPSDVDMVAVGSYYAGANILQLDGSYGGTGAAPDIAKKNIATPIEFAIPKVHKFLMNEGIRDELVVLASGGIRTPLDIIKSVALGADGVVVGTAELVAIECDRCTNCERGRGCPFGIATSDPELTPLIDPDWAAQRIINLFHAWRNRLIEYLDMLGLETMMELRGRTDLLEYIEE, from the coding sequence GCTTGTAGAGCGTGCGTCTCTCGTTCTCGCTGCGGACACGCCCGAGTTACATCGCTCCGCCATCCCACTGAAACGCCGCAAAGAAGGCGCTCAAATCTGGGTTCCCGTTCCCTGGTATGGCGGAGGTATGTCGTACGGCTCGATTAGCTTGAATGTGATGCTGGGACGCGCAAAAGCGGCGAAGGCTTTCGGCACATTCATGTCCACAGGAGAAGGCGGCTATCCGGATGCACTGATCCCTTACGCGGATCATGTGATCACCCAAGTCGCAACAGGACTCTTTGGAGTGCGTGAAGACACGATACGCCGGACCCGGATCGTTGAATTCAAATACGCGCAAGGTGCGAAGCCTGGCCTCGGCGGCCATCTACTGGCGGATAAAGTTACTGCGGAAGTTGCAAAAATGCGTGGATCACTGCAGTGGAGCTCTCTTTTTTCTCCATTTCCTTTCCACAGTGTTTATTCAGTAGAAGATCACAAGAAACATTTGGACTGGATTCGCGTTGTAAATCCCGATGCGCTGATTTCAGTCAAAGTATCGACACCGAGTGATGTCGATATGGTCGCAGTCGGCAGCTATTATGCAGGCGCAAATATTTTGCAGCTGGATGGATCTTATGGTGGAACAGGCGCCGCGCCGGATATCGCGAAGAAAAACATTGCGACGCCGATCGAGTTTGCGATTCCAAAAGTTCACAAGTTTCTCATGAATGAAGGAATTCGCGATGAGCTGGTGGTGCTCGCATCCGGCGGAATCCGGACTCCACTCGACATCATTAAGTCGGTTGCTCTGGGCGCGGACGGAGTGGTTGTCGGCACAGCGGAGCTTGTTGCGATTGAATGCGACCGCTGCACGAATTGCGAGCGCGGTCGTGGATGCCCTTTTGGCATTGCCACCAGCGATCCGGAATTAACACCATTGATCGATCCGGACTGGGCGGCACAAAGAATCATAAATCTTTTTCATGCGTGGCGAAACCGGCTGATCGAATATCTGGACATGCTGGGTCTTGAAACAATGATGGAACTTCGTGGCCGCACCGACTTGTTGGAATACATCGAGGAATAA
- a CDS encoding sigma-70 family RNA polymerase sigma factor — MIDTELIAKISVRDRKAFDSIYDRYASVLFSFCLRILKQKAEAEDVLQEIFVQVWRDAPRFDPRRGSPRSWLFTIARSRALDRYRSRKIAQNRMEEETSAAINGISSQEDLQSTRIRNQYVAKALNKLTRKQRMVLEMLYYEGFTQEEISERLAEPVGTIKSRVRSALIALRFHFNKRREKKPGKRKL; from the coding sequence ATGATTGATACAGAATTGATTGCAAAAATATCCGTTCGCGACCGAAAAGCTTTTGATTCAATTTACGATCGATATGCGTCGGTCCTTTTTTCTTTCTGTCTCCGCATTCTAAAACAGAAAGCCGAAGCGGAAGACGTACTGCAGGAAATCTTTGTTCAGGTCTGGAGAGATGCACCCCGTTTTGATCCAAGGCGAGGATCGCCGCGGAGCTGGCTCTTTACGATAGCGCGAAGCCGCGCGTTGGATCGATACCGGAGTCGAAAAATTGCTCAAAACAGGATGGAAGAAGAGACATCAGCAGCAATTAACGGCATCTCCAGTCAGGAAGATCTTCAATCCACCAGAATCCGTAACCAATACGTAGCCAAAGCTCTGAACAAGCTTACTCGAAAACAAAGGATGGTTCTTGAGATGCTTTACTACGAAGGCTTTACTCAAGAAGAGATTTCAGAACGGCTGGCTGAGCCGGTTGGAACAATAAAATCCCGCGTTCGATCCGCGTTAATTGCACTTCGATTCCACTTCAACAAAAGGAGAGAGAAAAAGCCAGGTAAAAGGAAATTGTAA
- a CDS encoding DUF4331 domain-containing protein, whose protein sequence is MRIKFFLFGMAALAALSVFCILPVSASSHREAQAILEDPECDNTDMYAWVSDGDHSKLYLAAGYNGLHEPGQGNQQTRLGCNVLYEFHISRGTGLLDDEVTYQIKLNCGKPPRVDNTDLTLPPGGGKELLVQIGGATFTYNVTKVTKHSDGTSSKTVIGQGCQMAPANVGPLTDRIAYGLGPFSGYGGSNPDNPGQFENGLYDDDFVKSFICDMGSEGRAFVGVMDDAYQLDEKGIFDILNLNPGTENNNAIPGGRRSPGEDVFAGFNLNVMALEVPTEKVLGGPIPHNGTCGDDTLVAVWASASRRQTRVLRADRDDPIESGPWVQCGREALPLVNAGLIGVQDQSKYLRTKPITDVANFASYFLNPILVRDLEFLKAYSALGIPQATVDALKTNRFDILRTINLDNIPAPGCHHVPIEPGKTGDVLRVDVATDSAFPNGRKIGGGATPNDTQVDVSDVIISLIALGNPFAGVGDGVNTNDKPYMTEFPFYALPHQGLNEGHGAPAP, encoded by the coding sequence ATGAGAATTAAGTTTTTTCTTTTCGGCATGGCTGCTCTTGCGGCGCTGTCAGTTTTCTGTATCCTGCCGGTCTCGGCCTCAAGTCATCGTGAAGCCCAGGCCATTCTGGAAGACCCTGAATGCGACAACACCGATATGTACGCATGGGTCTCAGACGGAGACCATTCAAAACTTTATCTGGCTGCGGGTTACAATGGCCTGCACGAGCCGGGACAGGGCAATCAGCAAACGCGGCTGGGTTGCAATGTCCTTTATGAGTTTCACATCTCACGCGGTACCGGACTCCTAGACGATGAAGTAACTTACCAAATCAAGCTCAACTGTGGAAAACCTCCTAGAGTCGATAACACGGATCTTACCTTACCTCCGGGAGGCGGCAAGGAACTCCTGGTTCAAATCGGTGGAGCGACGTTCACTTACAATGTGACCAAGGTAACAAAACACAGCGACGGCACAAGCTCAAAGACTGTCATTGGGCAGGGCTGCCAGATGGCGCCGGCAAATGTCGGTCCGCTTACAGATCGCATCGCTTACGGTCTTGGACCATTTTCCGGTTATGGCGGAAGCAATCCGGATAATCCGGGACAATTCGAGAACGGTCTGTACGATGATGACTTTGTCAAAAGTTTCATCTGCGACATGGGTTCTGAAGGCCGGGCCTTTGTGGGAGTGATGGATGATGCTTACCAATTGGATGAGAAAGGGATTTTCGACATCCTGAATTTGAACCCCGGCACTGAAAATAACAACGCGATACCAGGCGGACGAAGAAGTCCGGGAGAAGACGTGTTTGCCGGTTTTAATCTCAACGTCATGGCGCTTGAAGTTCCAACTGAAAAAGTTCTTGGTGGCCCCATTCCACACAACGGCACATGCGGAGATGACACACTTGTAGCCGTGTGGGCTTCAGCGAGCCGTCGTCAGACTCGCGTTCTAAGGGCTGATCGCGATGATCCGATCGAGTCCGGTCCCTGGGTCCAGTGCGGCCGGGAGGCACTTCCCCTCGTGAACGCCGGCCTGATCGGTGTTCAGGACCAGAGCAAGTACCTTCGCACCAAACCAATAACTGATGTAGCAAACTTCGCAAGTTATTTCCTGAATCCGATTCTGGTAAGGGACTTAGAATTCCTGAAAGCCTACAGCGCATTGGGAATTCCGCAGGCTACCGTAGATGCGCTGAAGACAAATCGATTCGATATTCTCAGAACGATCAACCTGGACAATATCCCGGCACCTGGCTGTCACCACGTGCCCATTGAACCGGGTAAAACAGGCGACGTTCTTCGTGTGGATGTTGCCACCGATTCCGCTTTTCCAAACGGTCGAAAAATCGGCGGTGGCGCAACACCCAATGATACACAGGTTGATGTTAGCGATGTAATCATCAGCCTGATCGCGCTCGGCAATCCATTCGCCGGCGTAGGAGATGGGGTAAACACCAACGACAAACCTTACATGACGGAATTTCCGTTCTATGCTCTGCCCCATCAGGGATTGAATGAGGGTCACGGCGCACCGGCCCCCTAG
- a CDS encoding carboxymuconolactone decarboxylase family protein: MAWIKVIQPEEATGELRKEYDAALERAGYIAQVLRIQSLNPKSLHISIEFYKWIMKGPSGLSRAEREMLATVVSQVNHCFY, encoded by the coding sequence ATGGCATGGATCAAAGTAATACAACCGGAAGAAGCAACCGGAGAGTTAAGGAAAGAATACGATGCAGCGCTTGAACGTGCCGGCTACATCGCACAGGTTCTCCGGATACAGAGTCTGAATCCTAAATCGCTGCACATCAGCATAGAGTTTTACAAATGGATTATGAAGGGACCCTCCGGACTCTCCCGCGCGGAGAGAGAAATGCTGGCAACGGTGGTTTCACAGGTGAATCACTGTTTTTATTGA
- a CDS encoding dienelactone hydrolase family protein, whose amino-acid sequence MKFVWLLIIALIPIAVEAAIKMEPVDYSSGGVTMKGFLAYDDANQGKRPGVLVVHEWWGHNEYVRKRARMLAELGYTALAVDMYGGGKQTAHPAEAGKFTQEVMSNMDIAKARFLAAMETLKAHKTVDPQRIAAIGYCFGGGLVLEMARAGVDLDGIVSFHGSLDTKNPAKPGVVKAKILVAHGAADEFIEPKVLAAFEQEMKNAKVDYKLITYPDAKHSFTNSDADEMGKKANIAIAYNAEADRKSWEDMKSFFKEIFGT is encoded by the coding sequence ATGAAGTTTGTGTGGCTGTTGATCATTGCTCTTATTCCAATCGCGGTTGAAGCTGCGATTAAAATGGAACCAGTTGATTACAGTTCCGGTGGCGTCACGATGAAAGGCTTCCTTGCATACGATGATGCAAATCAAGGAAAGAGGCCTGGTGTTCTGGTTGTGCATGAATGGTGGGGACACAATGAATACGTTCGCAAACGCGCAAGAATGCTTGCGGAGCTTGGCTACACTGCGCTTGCCGTGGATATGTACGGTGGTGGAAAGCAGACGGCCCACCCGGCGGAAGCGGGAAAGTTCACTCAAGAAGTGATGAGCAACATGGATATTGCAAAGGCGCGATTCCTGGCTGCGATGGAAACTTTGAAGGCTCACAAAACCGTTGATCCGCAGCGTATCGCCGCCATCGGATATTGTTTTGGAGGTGGCCTTGTTCTGGAAATGGCCCGGGCAGGAGTGGATCTGGACGGAATCGTTAGTTTTCATGGCAGTCTCGACACAAAGAATCCAGCGAAGCCTGGAGTGGTCAAAGCAAAAATCCTCGTGGCTCATGGCGCCGCAGATGAATTCATCGAACCGAAAGTGTTGGCAGCGTTTGAACAGGAAATGAAAAATGCAAAAGTCGATTACAAGCTAATCACCTACCCGGATGCGAAACATAGTTTTACAAACTCTGATGCGGACGAGATGGGTAAAAAGGCAAACATCGCGATTGCTTATAACGCGGAAGCGGATCGTAAATCGTGGGAAGATATGAAAAGCTTTTTCAAAGAGATTTTTGGAACGTAA